A single genomic interval of Fructobacillus americanaquae harbors:
- a CDS encoding methionine ABC transporter permease: MSNWFSQTFPNVVYQGWSGDTGWLTAINQTIFMTFWSAIFGGLLGLIFGFGLVVTSPRGITPNKVLFWIFDKIVSIFRAIPFIILLAFIAPVTKTIVGTQIGSTAALVPLSLGVFPFYARQVQVALTEVDAGIVEAAQAVGASFSEIVFGVYLREGRSELIRVSTVTLISLIGLTAMAGAIGAGGLGNMAIAYGYNRFANDTTLVATFLVLVLVLIVQVVGDYLAKRYNHK; the protein is encoded by the coding sequence ATGAGTAATTGGTTTTCACAAACATTTCCAAACGTCGTTTATCAAGGCTGGTCTGGTGATACTGGTTGGTTAACAGCGATTAACCAAACAATCTTTATGACCTTCTGGTCTGCTATCTTCGGGGGTCTCTTGGGCTTAATCTTTGGTTTTGGCCTCGTTGTGACAAGTCCTCGTGGCATTACCCCCAACAAGGTTCTTTTCTGGATTTTTGATAAGATTGTTTCGATTTTCCGAGCAATTCCATTCATTATCCTTTTGGCCTTCATTGCCCCCGTTACAAAAACCATTGTTGGAACGCAAATTGGTTCTACTGCCGCTTTGGTCCCATTGTCATTGGGCGTCTTCCCCTTCTACGCCCGGCAGGTTCAGGTTGCCTTGACTGAAGTTGATGCCGGGATTGTCGAAGCTGCCCAGGCCGTTGGAGCTTCCTTTAGCGAAATCGTCTTTGGCGTCTACCTCCGCGAAGGTCGGTCCGAGTTGATTCGGGTGTCAACGGTGACGTTGATTTCCTTGATTGGATTAACAGCCATGGCCGGTGCCATCGGTGCCGGTGGTCTTGGAAACATGGCGATTGCTTACGGTTACAACCGTTTCGCCAATGACACGACCTTAGTGGCCACTTTCTTGGTTCTTGTCCTCGTCTTGATTGTCCAAGTCGTGGGTGACTACCTGGCTAAGCGCTATAACCACAAATAA